CTTCTCGCTATAGTACTTCAACAGAACTGTACCTTATACTGAAATCTGTGGAGGTTTATACCTAGAAtggcaaatatgcagagaagaatATGCATTGCATACAACAATGATGCAATTCCATATGCACAACACTAAAATAGGTATGCAGTTTTatgctttagagcagtgatccccaaccagtagctcgtgagcaacatgttgctctccgaccccttggatgttgctcccagtggcctcaaagcaggtcatATTATTGAATTTCAGGCTtcgaggcaggttttggttgtataaaaaccaggtgtactcctaaacagagcctcaatttaggttgacaatgcacataggggctactaaatggccaatcacagcacttatttggcaccccaagaacatttttcatgctagtgttgctctccaactccttttacatctgaatgttgatcacaggttcaaaaggttggggatccctgctttagagaaAGGGTAAATGATCCATGATCTGTACAACAGATACTATTTGTGCTCGATGTGTTGTCAGTTTATAACAGATACCTCCACTTAGGGGTTTTGTTTTCCTCTCTGCCTGGTTACATTTCAGCCCATTAACCCTCCCCCACCCCTAAACAATTCCCATTAAGCAAATGATAAATACACACAGAAATACATCAAATTATATCAAACCatgtttattgtttacatttttattcttaaatcCTGAAACTCCAGGAACGCAATCAACAACACTTCGTTACGAAGGGTACACTTTCCAACGGTGCCAAATCCATCATAATTTGGCCATTGGTTCAAGCTTGTTTGTTGGCTTAAATTAACAAATTCTCTAAAAAGGTGCAGAGGTTCTAAAGGAGAGCCCCTCTGCTAAAGATGAGGTTGGCGATTGACAGTAAATAAAGAGACACAGTGTCAAATCAACACACGATGCAGTAAGAAACAAAGCACAGGAGATCAATAATACCAGTGAGCGTCACTCCATGTTCACATTTTAGCCTTCAATGTAGCGTAGCAGGCAAAGAGGCAATGTCTATCTGGGATTACACATAATAAAACATGTATGGGGGGGGGCTGCTTAACTTTTCACCCTACCCTTGTAGAAGaacatatattaaaagttaatatttgTGGATTCAGCCATCATTTGCATTTAACTCTACCACCATATATCTGCACGTTGgacaattaaatcaattaaagCAAACTCAACCACATTCAGAATATTCTCTGCCCAATACAAATACCATTAAGGCTTTAACACATGCCTATTCAGTCTGTGGCCCAGGGCTGTATTAGGAGATACAATGTTGAATACAGATAATGACATTAGCTAATAGCAATTGTCACACGAAGACTCCTAAATAACATCAATTTTACATGTGTACATTAATTTCAGTGGGTGAGATATGTAGATTTACACAAAGGTTGACCTACCAGGTGATGTTGAGCTACAACGAATAATATTGGATGgaagcagtggagtaactagatgttactgggcctcacagcaaattcattttagggccccaacatatccagaggttgttcctgttttaccaatataggttgaaattgctctttagtGCCTATTCCTCCCTGGCCctcctgcaaccgcagggtctgcttcccctgaaATTACACCCCCTGGATGGAAGTTCTGTGAGTTGTAGTGCAACATCAACACAGGGATGTGTATCTGATGtatgcaataaatatattaacAGGGGCATTGTAACAGTATAGGAGCTTCATTTGTAGATCTCACTGGCTTGTTTAATTGAATGTTATataaaagatataataaatactaCTCCTGGATCCTGTATCTGCCACTCCTTAATGGTTGTGTACAAAGAGTTTGCACATACTTAGACGCTTAAGTGTAAGAGTGAGACGAACCCTACTGGCACCATCAGGCCTTTATATGAGAAAGGGTGCTACACACATACTAGAATAGTCTGCATTGCTTTGACATatcaaaaagatgttttttttgtaacacaGAGCAACAAGGAAACTACAGAGGTCAGCAAATCAATTCATTTTGAGGGATATCCGACAtacaaactggatttttttttttttttttaatatggaggGGGATTTGTTTGGCAACAAAACCTTTGTGCCAATTTTCACATTTGTTcggaatatataaaatattttttttaaaaaaacgttatCCTAGGCTGTGCCACTGGTCCGGCAGCAGTGACCTTGAAGTAGTAGTGACCTTGAAGTAGTAGTGCCAATAAACACTGCCAGATTATTAGAGGAAGAGAGAACTACAAGTTCAAGCCAGTCTTCCCCTTGCACATTGTAAACAAGAAGCAAAGAACAATTACATAACAACTGTCCCCGCCCAGACTACTCTGCAGCCATTCAAATAAGTTTACTTGGGGCAGATGTAAGTGTGAGGCCATTGAGTTGTTGCAATGCACCCAGTCCAAATCAACTGCAACACAAGGCTTGGCACAAAGTCCATAATTAAAGTCCAAAGtcacaaaaaagaaaagtttgccCAATGCCAGAACGAGAAGCACAAGATATTTTCTTGGCCAGCTCAAAATCTCAAGAAATCAAAATGAAATTTCTTAAGAGCTGTATGAAATATTTCAAGTATCCTGTAAACATGACCAAATgagtttatccaaaaaaaaaaagggacaaattctGTGTTAGCGGCCACTGGATATACTAaaatatgttgttgttgttgtggtgCTAATTAGTAGTAGCTGATCCTTGATCATTTGAGGTCCCCTGAGGTCTCACGGCCTTTGTTTAAATGACATTTCCAACCCTACAAACAAGCAAGGTGGGGGTAGGAATAGCAAGGGCTGGGAGAGGGGGGTTATGGTGGTGCTCGTAgcagatattgtatatataatataggagGAGCCATTCTGTGGTTAAGAAAGACACAGTATATGTAACATATTGAAAAATGGCAGTTTGGGAGAGGATGTAAAAAAGCATTTCCCAGAGCAAGCGGTCACCCAGAATGTGATGTAGGGGGGGTGCTGCAAACCAGGGTGAAATAGTTATGTTGTCAGTCAGTGAAGGCAAATAAACAAGCATGAGGAGACCTTTTGGTATTAAGGGCTGGTTGTTTTTCATCATGGAACACCCTTTACTCCCCACCCCCCAaacatttgcagatttatttCACCAGGATGAACACAGTTGTCAGTACATATCTGCCactagggagaaaaaaaacaaaggtgcAGGTCTCGTAAAGTGTCACAGGCAGATAGCAAGAGCAATGTGAGCTCCTGTCCTACAATATCAGTGTGCAGTCACTATGCAGTCAATAGATATTAGGGGGTCTGCCAGAAAGCAAGTAGGCTTCAGCGCTAGGGAGAACAAGAATGACTGCAATTCCATGGCAACAGATGAGCCCATTATGAGATATTGGGGAGGCAGTTTGGTTTATTCACTTTTAAAAACTAGGTGGGATATAAATCTGGGTGCCGTCCCCATCTGCTGTCAATGTGAGGGGCAAGTTTGCTTATTGTCCTCTATCTGCTGAGTCTGTGATGGgcagatattcataatgcccccCAGTTGATGTGCCCGTGAGAGGCAGATCTATGGCCAACCCTCATTTGCTGTGTGGATAATGCATATATTGCCTATGCAAGTGAGGGGCTGTTGTGCACACAGCACATATTCCCAGTGCAGGAGAAGGGCAGATCTGAGCACTGTCCATCTTTCCTATAGAGGAGGCAGCACAGTCCATAGTCCTCGTGGAGGGGGCAGTTATCCGCTCAGTCCATATTGCCCATGGAGTCAGGAGAGGAGCAGTTGAGCACACAGTCCATATCAGCAGTGCAGGGCAGCTCTAACAGTAGTCCATATTGCCCAATAGAGGGGGGTAGATCTAAGCACAGTCCATATTGCCCATGGAGGGGGGTAGATCTCAGAACAGTCCATATTGCCCATGGAGGGGGGTAGGTCTACAAACATCCCATATTGCTCATGCAGGTGGAGGTGCAGATCTGGCAGAGTCCATATCGTGTGTAGGGGCCCATCTGCACCCAGGGCAGTGCTGCGGTCATTGCACGGTTGTCTCAGTGCACTCGGACACTCTGCGCGACCCCGGCGGGTCAGGGCTCTCCCCAGCCATGTGAAGTCTCCTGACCGCCTCTTTGATGAGGTTTCCCGAGAGCAGCAGCTCTTGCAGCAGTTCGTGCGGATCATCCTCCTCCTCGGTCCCCGCGTGCTTCCTGCAGTTACAGCGGCCCCATCCCCTGCCGCACAGCCGCTTGTTGCCCCCGGTGCCCTGTTGCCTGGGGAAGTGGTGGTGGTGCTGCGCGTGGCGGGCGGCTCCCCTCGGGGTACACACAGGGTACGGGGTGCTTCTACCCCTCACGCAAGAACAGGAGGGGCCCGCCCGGGACACCGGTTTAAGCGCCCCATAAGCCATGCTGCAGGAGGTGGGCGTTCGCTGGGCATTGAGCTGCAGGGCTTCCCCTATCCGGGCTACCAGCGTGTCCACCTCCCCGGAGCCTACGGTCACTGACTGCTCGAGCAGCAGGAAACTCTCCTTGCGACACGGCATGGCAGACAGACACGCGCAGGGGGAGCTCAGCTCTTCACCGCCAGGCGGGGAACAAGCTCACACCGGCCTGCCTGGGTTTGTAAACAATGGATGACGTAGCCTGCCGCCTGGCCGCTACCATTTCCCCGCTGCAGGGGAGACCATTTCATAACCAAGCTCTCTTCTGTCGGTGTGCGCCTCGTTTTAACCATGCACAGCATAAATCCGCTTTAGCTTAAACAAGTTACATCCGTTCAGCGCTTTTATTGTGCTGGTTCCAAAGAATGCAAAAGCCACAGCCGGGCCAAACCACCACTGGCACCCCCTCTTTTTGTCTTTCTCTACACTTGCTCCGCCCCGTTCATTTGAAAAGAAATCCTGTCTCGTACGTTAATGACGTCACCGTGTTTTGatatgtgaatgtgtgtgtgtgtgtcagcttTACTGATGTGCCAGGCTGCTCTCCTACTCTTGTTTACTATTCCTCTGGCTGAGCATTGTGGGAGTTGCCTTGTGGCCTGACATGCACCAAATAAACCTTGTGGTAGTCAGCTGGGCAGGCTTGTGGCTCTCTGTTAATTTGTTGTGAAATAAAAAGGTGCACTGGAGAAGGAGTACCTCAGGGAACTGACTGGACTGGCTACAGTGTGTTTATTGGGGGGACGTGACCCCAAATTGCATAAATGAGTGCACAGTAGTGATCAACGAATCTGCCCCATTTTACTTTGCTGAAAAGTTTGCGAA
This is a stretch of genomic DNA from Xenopus laevis strain J_2021 chromosome 6S, Xenopus_laevis_v10.1, whole genome shotgun sequence. It encodes these proteins:
- the frat1.S gene encoding GSK-3-binding protein (The RefSeq protein has 1 substitution, 1 non-frameshifting indel compared to this genomic sequence) gives rise to the protein MPCRKESFLLLEQSVTVGSGEVDTLVARIGEALQLNAQRTPTSCSMAYGALKPVSRAGPSCSCVRGRSTPYPVCTPRGAARHAQHHHHHSPRQQGTGGNKRLCGRGWGRCNCRKHAGTEEEDDPHELLQELLLSGNLIKEAVRRLHMAGESPDPPGSRRVSECTETTVQ